The following are encoded together in the Monodelphis domestica isolate mMonDom1 chromosome 5, mMonDom1.pri, whole genome shotgun sequence genome:
- the DNAJC2 gene encoding dnaJ homolog subfamily C member 2 isoform X5 — protein MLKTLDPKDWKNQDHYAVLGLGHLRYRATQKQIKAAHKAMVLKHHPDKRKAAGEPIAEGENDYFTCITKAYEMLSDPAKRRAFNSIDPTFDNSVPSKNEAKDNFFEVFSPVFERNSRWSNQKNVPKFGDMHSSFEDVDAFYSFWYNFDSWREFSYLDEEEKEKAECRDERRWIEKQNRAARAQRKKEEMNRIRTLVDNAYSCDPRIKKFKEEEKAKKEAEKKAKVEAKRKEQEAKERQRQAELEAARLVKEKEEEEVRQQALLAKKEKEIQKKAIKKERQKLRTSCKNWNYFSDSEAECVKMMEEIEKLCDRLELTSLQCLNDILASTTKEEGKAAVEKQIEAINEQIRKEKEEAEARIRQASKSTEKSAGGGGSSGKNWSEDDLQLLIKAVNLFPAGTNSRWEVIANYMNLHSSSGIKRTAKDVISKAKSLQKLDPHQKDDINKKAFDKFKKEHGVVPHSDSAAPSERFEGLCTDFIPWTTEEQKLLEQALKTYPVNTPERWEKIASTVPGRSKKDCMKRYKVVYIYAYINSVIDKFYSKLNYITVICLVKMKSHYKDRSFMIKITLTHNRLWGMVAL, from the exons ATAAAGCGATGGTTTTGAAACATCATCCAGACAAACGAAAAGCTGCAGGTGAACCAAtagcagaaggggaaaatgactACTTTACTTGCATTACTAAAG CTTATGAAATGTTGTCTGACCCTGCAAAAAGACGAGCATTTAACAGTATAGATCCTACTTTTGATAACTCAGTTCCTTctaaaaatgaagcaaaagacaATTTCTTTGAAGTGTTTTCACCAGTGTTTGAAAGGAATTCCAG atGGTCAAATCAGAAAAATGTTCCTAAATTTGGTGACATGCATTCATCATTCGAAGATGTAGATGCATTTTACTCTTTTTG gTACAACTTTGATTCTTGGAGAGAATTTTCTTATttagatgaggaagaaaaagaaaaagcagaatg TCGAGATGAGAGGAGGtggattgaaaaacaaaacagagcgGCCAGggcacaaagaaaaaaagaagaaatgaacagAATAAGAACATTAGTTG ATAATGCCTATAGCTGTGATCCTAGGATCAAAAaatttaaggaagaagaaaaagccaagaaggaagcagagaaaaaagcaaaagtagaagcaaagagaaaggagcaagaagcaaaagaaaga CAAAGGCAAGCTGAATTAGAAGCAGCTCGGTTagtgaaggagaaggaagaagaggaagttaGACAACAAGCATTACTGgccaagaaagaaaaggaaattcagaaaaaagccattaaaaaggaaaggcaaaaacttCGAACTTCATGCAAG AATTGGAATTATTTTTCAGACAGTGAGGCAGAGTGTGTTAAAATGATGGAAGAGATTGAAAAGCTTTGTGATCGTCTTGAGCTCACAAG cttGCAGTGCTTGAATGACATTCTTGCATCTACTacaaaagaagaagggaaggctGCTGTTGAAAAGCAG ATAGAAGCAATAAATGAGcaaataaggaaagagaaggaggaagctgAAGCTCGAATACGCCAAGCATCTAAGAGTACTGAGAAATCAGCTGGTGGAGGTGGCAGTAGTGGTAAAAATTGGTCAGAAGATGACTTGCAGTTACTAATTAAAGCTGTGAATCTCTTCCCTGCTGGGACTAATTCAAG GTGGGAAGTTATTGCCAATTATATGAATTTGCATTCTTCTTCTGGAATAAAGAGAACTGCAAAAGATGTCATCAGCAAGGCAAAGAGTCTTCAGAAACTAG ATCCTCATCAAAAAGATGATATAAacaaaaaagcttttgataaatttaaaaaggaacatGGAGTTGTGCCTCATTCAGACAGTGCAGCACCTTCTGAGCGGTTTGAAG GTCTATGTACAGATTTCATACCTTGGACAACAGAAGAACAAAAACTTTTGGAACAAGCTCTGAAGACATATCCAGTGAATACACCTGAGAGATGGGAAAAAATAGCTTCTACAGTGCCTGGCCGATCAAAAAAGGACTGTATGAAACGATATAaggttgtgtatatatatgcatacattaaCTCAGTAATTGACAAATTTTATTCCAAGTTAAATTACATAACTGTTATCTGTCTTGTAaaaatgaaaagtcattacaaAGACAGGTCGTTTATGATTAAAATAACATTAACTCACAACAGACTTTGGGGGATGGTTGCACTATAA